From a single Peromyscus maniculatus bairdii isolate BWxNUB_F1_BW_parent chromosome 4, HU_Pman_BW_mat_3.1, whole genome shotgun sequence genomic region:
- the LOC143272723 gene encoding olfactory receptor 4B13-like → MVSINNVTELIIAGLFQDPEVQKVCFVLFLPIYVATVLGNGIIVVTVSISKSLHSPMYFFLSSFSLVEICYSSTVVPKFITDLLAKIKTISLQGCLAQIFFLHLLGVVESVLLIVMAYDRYVAICKPLHYMNIMSRQVCHRLVAGSWLGGLIHSIIQILITIPLPFCGPNVIDHYFCDLQPLFKLACTDTFVEGVIVMVNSGLISIISLLILVTSYVIILVNLRNHSAEGRRKALSTCASHITVVILFFGPATFLYLRPSSAFTEDKLVAVFYTVITPMLNPIIYTLRNAEVKNAMKKLWGKKNSETE, encoded by the coding sequence ATGGTCAGTATAAATAACGTGACTGAACTGATCATTGCTGGCCTTTTCCAGGATCCAGAGGTTCAGAAGGTGTGCTTTGTACTGTTCCTTCCTATTTATGTGGCCACAGTGCTGGGCAATGGCATCATTGTTGTGACAGTCAGCATCAGTAAGAGTCTGCATtctcccatgtacttcttcctcagctccttctccctgGTGGAGATCTGCTACTCCTCCACTGTTGTCCCTAAGTTCATCACTGATTTACTTGCTAAGATTAAAACCATCTCCCTGCAGGGCTGCCTGGCTCAGATATTCTTCTTACATTTATTGGGGGTTGTTGAGAGTGTTCTGCTTATagtgatggcctatgaccgctatgtggccatctgcaaaccTCTTCATTACATGAACATCATGAGTCGTCAAGTGTGTCACAGGCTGGTGGCTGGTTCCTGGCTGGGGGGCCTCATTCACTCCATAATCCAGATCCTCATCACCATTCCATTGCCCTTCTGTGGTCCTAATGTGATTGATCACTACTTCTGTGACCTCCAGCCATTATTTAAGCTTGCCTGCACTGACACCTTTGTGGAGGGGGTTATTGTGATGGTCAACAGTGGTTTAATCTCTATAATCTCTCTCCTTATCTTGGTGACCTCTTATGTCATCATCCTAGTCAACTTGAGGAACCATTCAGCAGAGGGGAGGCGCAAGGCACTCTCCACCTGTGCCTCTCACATTACAGTGGTCATCTTGTTTTTTGGGCCTGCTACCTTCCTTTATCTGAGACCCTCCTCTGCATTTACTGAAGACAAACTTGTGGCTGTGTTCTACACAGTCATCACTCCCATGCTGAACCCCATCATTTACACTCTTAGAAATGCAGAGGTGAAAAATGCCATGAAGAAGTTGTGGGGTAAAAAGAACTCAGAGACAGAGTGA
- the LOC143272722 gene encoding olfactory receptor 4B13-like: MANENNVIELIFTGLFQDPEVQKVCFVLFLPVYVATVLGNGLIVVTVSISKSLRSPMYFFLSSLSLVEICYSSTIVPKFLTDLLAKIKAISLKGCLAQIFFLHFFGVVEVILLVVMAYDRYVAICKPLHYMNIMSHQVCHMLVAGSWLGGLIHSIIQILITIPLPFCGPNVIDHYFCDLQPLFKLACTDTFVEAVVVMVNSGLISIFSLLILVTSYVIILVNLRNHSAEGRRKALSTCASHITVVILFFGPGAFIYMRPSSTYTVDKLVAVFYTVITPMLNPIVYTLRNAEVKSAIGKFWSQKES; the protein is encoded by the coding sequence ATGGCcaatgaaaataatgtaattgAATTAATTTTCACTGGCCTTTTCCAGGATCCAGAGGTGCAGAAGGTGTGCTTTGTACTGTTCCTTCCTGTGTATGTGGCCACAGTGCTGGGCAATGGCCTCATTGTTGTGACAGTCAGCATCAGTAAGAGTCTCCGttcccccatgtacttcttcctcagctcCTTGTCCCTGGTGGAGATCTGCTACTCTTCTACCATTGTCCCCAAGTTCCTCACTGACTTACTTGCTAAGATTAAAGCCATCTCTCTGAAGGGCTGTCTGGCTCAGATATTCTTCTTACATTTCTTTGGAGTTGTTGAAGTCATTCTGCTTGTagtgatggcctatgaccgctatgtggccatctgcaaaccTCTTCATTACATGAACATCATGAGTCATCAAGTGTGTCACATGCTGGTGGCTGGTTCCTGGCTGGGGGGCCTCATTCACTCCATAATCCAGATCCTCATCACCATTCCATTGCCCTTCTGTGGTCCCAATGTGATTGACCACTACTTCTGTGACCTCCAGCCATTATTTAAGCTTGCCTGCACTGACACCTTTGTGGAGGCTGTTGTTGTGATGGTCAACAGTGGTTTAATCTCTATATTCTCTCTCCTTATTTTGGTGACCTCTTATGTTATCATTTTAGTCAACTTGAGGAACCATTCAGCAGAGGGGAGGCGCAAGGCACTCTCCACCTGTGCTTCTCACATTACAGTGGTCATCTTGTTCTTTGGGCCTGGTGCTTTTATTTACATGAGACCTTCCTCTACCTACACTGTGGACAAACTTGTGGCTGTGTTCTACACAGTCATCACCCCCATGTTGAACCCCATTGTCTACACTCTTAGAAATGCAGAGGTGAAAAGTGCCATAGGGAAGTTCTGGAGCCAAAAGGAGAGCTGA